The Chloracidobacterium sp. genome contains the following window.
ATGTTGCCGCCGGGTGACATACGCAACTGTATGGTGGCCCTTAGCGAAGATTCGCTGACGCTTTCGAAGTTATTCCAGCATCGATTTAGCGGTGACGGCGACCTCGGCGGACATAATTTCGGCAATCTGTTTCTGGCGGCTCTGACCGAGGTGACGGGCGATTTTGCAGAGGCGGTCAAACTCTCGTCTGAGATACTTGCCAGCAAGGGCCAGATCTATCCGGCCACCGTAGCAGATGTGCGGCTCGCGGCCGAACTCAAGGACGGTAAGACCGTTCGCGGTGAGACCAAGATCGGACACGTCGGGCCGATGATCAAGCGGCTTTTCCTCGAACCTGAGGACTGCCAACCTCTGCCCGAAGCCCTAACGGCCATCGCATCGGCTGACGTCATAACCGTCGGCCCCGGATCACTATTTACGAGCCTCATCCCGCCGATCCTGGTCAAGGGCGTAAGCGAGGCCATCGCGGCATCCCGTGCAGTAAAGATATTTATTTGTAATCTGATGACGCAACCGGGCGAAACTGACG
Protein-coding sequences here:
- a CDS encoding YvcK family protein, coding for MKHHLFSDNTSGLKFVAIGGGNGLSTLLSGLKRFVDAGADEPIWIDDLSAIVAVSDDGGSSGRIRDELQMLPPGDIRNCMVALSEDSLTLSKLFQHRFSGDGDLGGHNFGNLFLAALTEVTGDFAEAVKLSSEILASKGQIYPATVADVRLAAELKDGKTVRGETKIGHVGPMIKRLFLEPEDCQPLPEALTAIASADVITVGPGSLFTSLIPPILVKGVSEAIAASRAVKIFICNLMTQPGETDGLSSRLHLELVRQYAPQIDFDYVIVNDHPISESQLEKYASEGAEQIGVHGSISPKTIEGAEIVYGNLLDEGEMVRHDSERLAQVVLLCALQPRVAAVGG